In one window of Erinaceus europaeus chromosome 17, mEriEur2.1, whole genome shotgun sequence DNA:
- the RPS3 gene encoding small ribosomal subunit protein uS3: MAVQISKKRKFVADGIFKAELNEFLTRELAEDGYSGVEVRVTPTRTEIIILATRTQNVLGEKGRRIRELTAVVQKRFGFPEGSVELYAEKVATRGLCAIAQAESLRYKLLGGLAVRRACYGVLRFIMESGAKGCEVVVSGKLRGQRAKSMKFVDGLMIHSGDPVNYYVDTAVRHVLLRQGVLGIKVKIMLPWDPSGKIGPKKPLPDHVSIVEPKDEILPTTPISEQKGGKPEPPAMPQPVPTA, from the exons ATGGCGGTACAGATTTCCAAGAAGAGGAAG TTTGTTGCTGATGGCATCTTCAAAGCTGAACTGAATGAGTTTCTAACTCGGGAGCTGGCTGAAGATGGATACTCTGGAGTTGAGGTCCGTGTTACACCAACCAGAACAGAAATCATCATCTTAGCCACCAG GACACAGAATGTTCTTGGTGAGAAAGGCAGGCGGATCCGGGAATTGACTGCTGTGGTTCAGAAGAGGTTTGGCTTCCCTGAGGGTAGTGTAGAG ctttatgcTGAAAAGGTGGCCACAAGAGGTctgtgtgccattgcccaggcaGAGTCTCTGCGTTACAAACTCCTTGGTGGTCTTGCTGTGCGGAG GGCATGCTATGGTGTGCTACGGTTCATCATGGAGAGTGGAGCCAAAGGCTGTGAGGTTGTGGTGTCTGGCAAACTCCGAGGACAGAGGGCTAAGTCTATGAAGTTTGTGGACGGTTTGATGATTCACAGTGGGGACCCTGTCAACTATTATGTTGACACTGCTGTGCGCCATGTGCTTCTCAGACAAG GTGTGCTGGGCATCAAAGTGAAGATCATGTTGCCTTGGGACCCAAGTGGTAAGATTGGTCCTAAGAAGCCCCTGCCTGACCACGTGAGCATTGTGGAACCCAAAGATGAGATACTGCCCACCACTCCAATCTCCGAGCAAAAGGGTGGAAAGCCAGAGCCGCCTGCCATGCCCCAGCCAGTACCCACAGCATAA